The Grimontia kaedaensis genome has a window encoding:
- a CDS encoding pseudouridine synthase, which translates to MFAPEELFTRFQGDTEQFDLPGAFTFPFYYQPHPLCVLAADELQQHLASQTNWQHDFGLDEALAPRLDESTEGTGKMFGVLLVRSPQGELGYFSAFSGKIADQNILPHFVPPVFDMLAEECFFRTELEAITALNTQVSTLSANPLLDQLGTQLAQMQTEYEAEEQQQRQRMIEARATRKQERKLAEETLTGEALEAALDDLAKQSVAEKNTLKYLKIAWDEKIHAIESQLSALNTDIEHAKQQRKTLSNALQNKLFEQYRFLNALGEEKSLKSIFAPTANPTPPAGAGECAAPKLLHFAYKHGYTPLAMTEFWWGVSPKSEVRQHKKFYPSCHGKCHPILGHMLEGLTVDPNPLEQNWAEDKTLEVVYQDEAIVVVNKPSGMLSVPGKTIKDSAYTRVIEMFPDLEGPFVLHRLDQATSGLLVFALTRRANKSLQKQFITRGVEKRYIAMVEGVIEQEQGEINLPMRGDPDDRPRQLVCFEHGKPATTYWQLIEVKNGRSKLYMHPKTGRTHQLRVHCAHSKGLYMPMVGDVLYGEPDTRLHLHAEQLSFDHPYTHERITFEAECGF; encoded by the coding sequence CTGTTTGCCCCTGAAGAATTGTTCACCCGCTTTCAAGGCGATACCGAACAGTTCGATCTGCCAGGTGCATTTACCTTTCCCTTTTACTATCAGCCACATCCGCTTTGTGTACTGGCGGCAGATGAACTGCAACAACACCTCGCAAGTCAGACAAATTGGCAACATGATTTCGGTTTAGACGAGGCTCTGGCTCCAAGACTTGATGAGTCTACCGAAGGCACAGGTAAAATGTTTGGTGTACTACTAGTACGATCACCACAGGGCGAACTTGGCTACTTCAGTGCCTTCTCAGGAAAAATTGCTGACCAGAACATACTGCCTCACTTCGTTCCACCTGTGTTCGATATGCTGGCGGAGGAGTGTTTCTTCAGAACAGAGCTGGAAGCGATCACTGCTCTAAACACTCAAGTCTCCACACTTTCTGCCAATCCTTTGTTAGACCAGTTGGGTACTCAACTTGCGCAAATGCAGACCGAATACGAGGCAGAAGAACAGCAACAACGCCAGCGCATGATTGAAGCTCGCGCCACCCGAAAACAAGAACGAAAACTGGCGGAAGAAACCTTAACGGGTGAAGCCTTGGAAGCTGCCTTGGACGATCTGGCAAAGCAAAGTGTGGCAGAGAAGAACACGCTTAAATACCTGAAAATAGCGTGGGACGAAAAGATCCATGCTATCGAATCACAGCTCAGTGCATTAAACACAGATATCGAGCACGCGAAACAGCAACGTAAAACGCTCTCGAATGCCCTTCAGAACAAGCTGTTTGAGCAATACCGTTTCCTCAATGCGCTTGGTGAAGAGAAGTCCCTCAAATCGATCTTTGCGCCCACTGCCAACCCAACACCACCAGCCGGCGCGGGTGAATGTGCTGCGCCGAAACTCTTGCACTTCGCCTACAAGCACGGTTACACACCGTTGGCAATGACAGAATTTTGGTGGGGCGTGTCACCAAAATCCGAAGTGCGTCAGCACAAAAAGTTCTACCCGTCTTGCCACGGAAAGTGTCATCCCATTCTTGGTCATATGCTCGAAGGCTTAACGGTTGACCCAAACCCACTTGAACAAAACTGGGCAGAAGATAAAACGCTGGAAGTGGTTTATCAGGACGAAGCCATTGTTGTGGTCAACAAACCTTCTGGCATGCTCTCAGTACCGGGTAAAACAATTAAAGATTCTGCCTACACCCGCGTGATTGAAATGTTCCCTGATTTAGAAGGGCCTTTTGTGCTTCATCGACTGGATCAGGCGACGTCTGGGTTGTTGGTATTCGCCCTCACCCGTCGCGCGAACAAAAGCCTGCAAAAACAGTTCATCACCCGAGGCGTGGAAAAGCGCTATATCGCCATGGTGGAAGGTGTGATTGAGCAAGAACAAGGTGAAATCAACTTACCCATGCGCGGCGACCCAGACGACAGGCCTCGCCAGTTGGTGTGCTTTGAACACGGCAAACCCGCGACCACTTATTGGCAGTTGATTGAAGTGAAAAACGGCCGCAGCAAACTCTACATGCACCCCAAAACCGGCCGCACCCACCAACTCCGCGTCCATTGCGCCCATTCGAAGGGACTATATATGCCTATGGTCGGCGATGTACTTTATGGAGAACCGGATACACGCCTCCACCTGCATGCTGAGCAGTTGTCGTTTGATCATCCGTATACACATGAGCGAATAACGTTTGAGGCAGAATGTGGGTTCTAA
- a CDS encoding catalase: protein MSKKLTTIAGCPVAHNQNVMTAGPRGPQLLQDVWFLEKLAHFDREVIPERRMHAKGSGAYGTFTVTHDITKYTRAKIFSDIGKKTDLFARFTTVAGERGAADAERDIRGFALKFYTEEGNWDLVGNNTPVFFLRDPLKFPDLNHAVKRDPRTNMRSSANNWDFWTSLPEAFHQVTIVMSDRGIPASYRHMHGFGSHTFSFINTDNERYWVKFHFKTQQGIKNLTDEEAEQLIGKDRESHQRDLYEAIERQDFPKWTMYVQIMPELEADEVNFNPFDLTKTWSQKDYPLIEVGEFELNRNPENFHAEVEQSAFNPAAVVPGIGFSPDKMLQGRLFSYGDAQRYRLGVNHHQIPVNAPRCPVHSYHRDGAMRVDGNFGSAIGYEPNHQQEWAEQPDYSEPPLRISGDAHHYDHRVDEDYFSQAGDLFRLMTTEQRQVLIDNTVRALDGVPDFIIDRHIKHAYKADEAYGRGLEVALGRKS from the coding sequence ATGAGCAAGAAATTGACTACCATCGCTGGCTGCCCTGTCGCCCATAACCAAAATGTGATGACTGCAGGTCCCAGAGGTCCCCAACTGTTGCAAGACGTTTGGTTTCTGGAAAAATTGGCGCACTTTGATCGCGAAGTGATTCCAGAGCGACGTATGCATGCAAAAGGCTCTGGCGCATATGGCACCTTTACGGTGACACATGACATCACCAAATATACCCGTGCAAAGATTTTTTCCGACATAGGAAAGAAAACGGATTTGTTTGCTCGCTTCACCACGGTCGCAGGTGAGCGTGGAGCGGCGGATGCTGAGCGCGATATTCGAGGGTTTGCCCTAAAGTTTTACACGGAGGAAGGTAACTGGGATCTAGTGGGTAACAACACACCGGTATTCTTCTTACGAGATCCTTTGAAATTTCCTGATCTCAACCACGCAGTGAAGCGAGACCCTCGCACAAATATGCGCAGCTCTGCAAATAACTGGGACTTCTGGACATCGCTGCCTGAAGCTTTTCACCAAGTAACGATTGTGATGAGTGACCGTGGTATTCCCGCTTCTTACCGCCATATGCACGGTTTTGGTAGTCATACGTTTAGCTTCATTAATACGGATAATGAGCGTTACTGGGTGAAGTTCCATTTTAAAACACAACAAGGGATCAAAAATCTTACTGATGAGGAAGCAGAGCAGTTAATAGGTAAAGATCGTGAGAGCCACCAGCGTGATCTCTACGAGGCAATCGAGCGTCAAGATTTTCCCAAATGGACAATGTACGTTCAAATCATGCCTGAGCTTGAGGCAGATGAGGTTAACTTTAACCCATTTGATCTTACGAAAACCTGGTCTCAAAAAGACTATCCATTGATCGAAGTTGGCGAGTTTGAGCTGAACCGAAACCCTGAGAATTTTCATGCAGAAGTTGAGCAGTCTGCTTTCAACCCTGCGGCTGTTGTTCCTGGAATTGGTTTTTCGCCGGATAAAATGCTGCAAGGACGTCTCTTTTCTTATGGCGATGCTCAGCGTTACCGTCTTGGGGTGAACCACCACCAAATCCCAGTTAATGCGCCGCGCTGCCCAGTTCATAGTTACCACCGTGATGGTGCAATGCGCGTTGATGGAAACTTTGGGTCAGCAATCGGTTATGAGCCAAATCATCAGCAGGAATGGGCTGAGCAGCCTGATTACTCAGAGCCGCCGCTTCGTATTAGCGGAGACGCACACCATTACGACCATCGAGTAGATGAAGATTACTTTAGCCAAGCAGGTGATCTGTTCCGTCTTATGACTACAGAGCAACGTCAAGTGCTCATTGACAATACCG